The Phormidium sp. PBR-2020 DNA segment GCAGAAATCTCCGGGCCAACTTTGCGCACCACATCCAAGACATCGTCGAGTCGGACACCTTGTTTTAAGGCCCGCGTCGCCGCCGCTTGAATGGCGGGGCCATCGGCGAGGGGATCAGAATAGGGCACCCCCAACTCGATGATATCCGCACCACTGCGATCGAGAACCCGTAGGGCCTCAGCCGTTGTTTTTAAATCCGGATCTCCGGCAGTAATGAAGGGAATTAAAGCACATTGCCCCGCTTGACGTAGGCTCGCAAACGACTCAGAAACCGATTTCATGGAATTATTCAGAAGGATGGGAAGACGATTGGGGAGATGATGTCTCGGGAGACGATGACTCTGGGGAAGTCTCGGGAGACGACTCTAACTCATCAAGACTTGCCAGGAGGCGATCGCGTTCTTCAGGCGTCATGGTTTCCCAGCGTTTCTCAATCACCGACTGGGTATAGTCCCGAAGTTGCTGATGATAGGTCATATTGCTGGTGGCGAAACGAAACAGATACGTCGCCACCCAGCCAATTAGCCCCGAAATGAGAAGCACTTGACTCCAGATTCCCGCCGACGCTGAATCTAGCCCCACCTGTTGCAGAACCAGATAGGCGGCGCCTCCAGCTATAAAGACACCAAACCCGATCGCAAGTGCATCAATTCGTCGCATAGGGTTTGTCCGATTGTTCAGCTTGATGGGGAGTGACGTCTAAAGGCGTCACAGGGGGGTTAAAGATTGAGTTCACGCTTTTGGGGACGGAAGTTGAGGAACAGCCCCCAGATAATCATCCCTGGGAAGAACATGAAGACAAAGAAGTACATGATAAACCGTTCGATTGAGCCGGCCACATACCAGCGGTTCTGGAGATAAAAATAGATTCCCAGGGGAACCACGAGTAGATAGGTTCCGGCTAAACCGAGATACAAGGCGAGGGCAAGCAGTTCTGGGGTCAGCGAAATCATTCCTAAAGTCCTAGTGCTGAGTGTATTGGCTCGCTATCAGTTTACCCCATGAGGGTGCGATCACCCCATGGGATGGGGCCAAGCCACCAGAATTTCCCAGACGAGATACAGTTAAGTTTGGCAATCGAGATTACTTACCCAGGAGGGATTCTATGGATATCAAAACTGCCCTACTCGCACTCACCCCCCTGTTCGTGGTGTTGTGTCTGTTTTTCGGCACTCGTAACGGCTTTTACGACTCCGATAACTATCATGGCAACGGATCAGCCCATTAAGGCGGCTTCTCGTCAGGACTGAGTTTTTCGAGTCATGACAATCCCCAGAGAGAGGCGATCGCGCATCTGTCTGGGGGTTTGCGGTAAAATCTGCCCCAAGGCGATCGCGCCCCAATGGGCCCCAATCAACCATGAAACCGAAATTCAAGAGCGAACTGGCATGGCAACAGGCACAACTGTTAATGCAACCGGCATTAATCCGCGTCGTGGATAACATCCGCAAACGTCTCGAACAAACCTCCTGGAAAGCCACCTACCAAGAAACCCAGGTTCCGGTTCCCGGCTATCAACTGCTGCTCGAACTGGGCGATCGTCAAAAAACTCTCGACATCTGGGAACTCTGCTACCGCGTCTGTTTCCGAGATTATGTTCCCACTGAAAGCCCCGAACAAGCCTGTGAAGTCGACATCGACACCAGCCTCATTGACGAGGGAGACGTAGACTGGGAACGACTCGACGAAAAAGCCCGAACCGTCACCCATTTAGTTTTAGCCGATCTTCCCAAAGGTTAGCCCCGAGACGGGCCTGACGAGTCCGACGGTTGGGCTTCGAGGTGAGCCAACAGGGTTTTCAGACGCATCCGAGGAATATAGGGCCAGCCCCCTTCCGACTCAATTTCTCGCAGAAACGAGTACAAGGCCCGGCGAGTATCCGGCAAAGCCGGACGAAACTCTTGTTCACAAATCTCGCGGTGGAGGGCTTCGAGTAGCCGTAATAGCCCCAGCAACGCTTCCGGGTTCCCCTGACAGCCTTGGGCCACCTGTCGTACCACCTCTTGCACTTCATCCAAAGTCTCAGAACCCGGAGAACCCGTCGAGGGCGAGGTTGACTGCACATCCTGAAATTGTCTGTCTTGAGACTCTTGCACCATAAATGCTCTTTGAATCCGGCCATTAGAATCAGGGAATCCCTCCCGATAATACCTGATTCTGGGTCATCCATTGGCAGAAGGGAGAACTAGGAACTTGTCCCCTGTCACGTCAATGGAGTATCCTCTGATGCCCCCATCCTAGGGGAAACCGCTAGGATTTTGAGCGATCGCGCCG contains these protein-coding regions:
- a CDS encoding DUF3007 family protein; this translates as MRRIDALAIGFGVFIAGGAAYLVLQQVGLDSASAGIWSQVLLISGLIGWVATYLFRFATSNMTYHQQLRDYTQSVIEKRWETMTPEERDRLLASLDELESSPETSPESSSPETSSPQSSSHPSE
- the ndhL gene encoding NAD(P)H-quinone oxidoreductase subunit L, coding for MSLTPELLALALYLGLAGTYLLVVPLGIYFYLQNRWYVAGSIERFIMYFFVFMFFPGMIIWGLFLNFRPQKRELNL